The following are from one region of the Arachis duranensis cultivar V14167 chromosome 10, aradu.V14167.gnm2.J7QH, whole genome shotgun sequence genome:
- the LOC107469511 gene encoding auxin transporter-like protein 1: MESKKQAEEAIMAAAESGDVGDGDKEINSKLSLKSALWHGGSAYDAWFSCSSNQVAQVLLTLPYSFSQLGMVSGIIFQVFYGFLGSWTAYLISILYIEYRSRKEKENVSFKNHVIQWFEVLEGLLGPSWKAIGLAFNCTFLLFGSVIQLIACASNIYYINDKLDKRTWTYIFGACCATTVFIPSFHNYRIWSFLGLGMTTYTAWYLTIASIVHGQVENVTHSGPSKMVLYFTGATNILYTFGGHAVTVEIMHAMWKPQKFKYIYLYATLYVFTLTLPSATAVYWAFGDQLLDHSNAFSLLPRNGWRDAGVILMLIHQFITFGFACTPLYFVWEKVIGMHDTKSICLRALARLPVVIPIWFLAIIFPFFGPINSAVGALLVSFTVYIIPASAHMLTFKSASSRQNAAEKLPWFIPNWTVMYIVNAFVVVWVFVLGFGFGGWASMTNFIKQVDTFGLFAKCYQCPPKILPSKNHTITMYH; this comes from the exons ATGGAATCGAAGAAGCAAGCGGAAGAAGCCATAATGGCGGCAGCGGAGAGCGGTGATGTCGGAGACGGAGACAAAGAGATCAATTCAAAGTTAAGCTTGAAATCCGCTCTCTGGCACGGTGGCTCTGCCTATGATGCATGGTTCAGCTGTTCCTCAAATCAG GTCGCACAGGTTCTGTTAACGCTTCCATACTCATTCTCGCAACTGGGAATGGTTTCAGGGATCATATTCCAAGTGTTCTATGGATTTCTTGGAAGCTGGACCGCTTACTTGATTAGCATTCTCTACATCGAGTACAGAAGCCGCAAGGAGAAAGAGAATGTTAGCTTCAAAAACCATGTCATTCAG TGGTTTGAAGTGCTGGAAGGTTTATTAGGACCATCTTGGAAAGCAATTGGATTGGCCTTCAACTGCACTTTTCTTCTCTTTGGATCTGTGATTCAGCTTATAGCTTGTGCAAG caatatatactatataaatGATAAATTGGACAAGAGGACTTGGACCTACATTTTCGGAGCTTGCTGTGCTACCACAGTGTTCATACCATCATTCCATAACTACAGGATTTGGTCCTTCCTTGGCCTTGGCATGACCACCTACACTGCTTGGTATCTCACCATTGCTTCCATTGTTCATGGCCAG GTAGAAAATGTGACCCATTCGGGCCCATCCAAAATGGTATTGTATTTCACAGGCGCCACAAACATTCTCTACACTTTCGGCGGCCACGCCGTCACCGT GGAAATCATGCATGCAATGTGGAAGCCACAGAAGTTCAAATATATCTATCTTTATGCAACTCTTTATGTGTTCACCCTAACCCTACCATCTGCCACTGCCGTTTACTGGGCCTTTGGTGATCAACTCCTGGACCACTCCAACGCCTTCTCCCTCCTCCCCCGGAACGGTTGGCGCGACGCCGGAGTCATCCTAATGCTCATTCACCAG TTCATCACATTTGGATTTGCCTGTACGCCATTGTATTTTGTGTGGGAAAAAGTGATAGGGATGCATGACACAAAGAGCATATGTTTGAGGGCATTAGCAAGGTTACCAGTGGTAATACCAATATGGTTTCTGGCAATAATCTTCCCATTCTTTGGGCCTATAAACTCAGCTGTGGGTGCTCTCTTGGTCAGTTTCACTGTCTACATCATTCCTGCCTCTGCCCATATGCTCACTTTCAAGTCTGCCTCCTCTAGACAG AATGCTGCAGAGAAATTGCCATGGTTCATCCCTAATTGGACAGTCATGTACATAGTCAACGCATTTGTGGTAGTATGGGTTTTTGTACTGGGCTTTGGGTTTGGAGGGTGGGCCAGCATGACGAATTTCATCAAGCAAGTGGACACATTTGGGCTTTTCGCCAAATGTTATCAATGCCCACCAAAAATCCTACCTTCCAAAAATCATACTATTACTATGTATCACTAA